The following are encoded in a window of Chloroflexota bacterium genomic DNA:
- a CDS encoding tyrosine--tRNA ligase — translation MKKMSIDEQVALLMQGTEYGDANLYQAMANELKQRLSEAEKAGRPLKVYCGFDPRTSDLHLGHTVPMRKLRQFQELGHEVTFVVGNYTSLIGDPSDKDKLRPQLTAEEVDYNARTYAEQAYKILDAEQTKIVYNADWLSKLTFAELIELASNFTIQQFMTRENFRLRWDKGDAVYLHETFYAIMQGYDAYALRTDVQVGGTDQLFNIVTAARKLMASKDVQPNIGIIMGILPGTDGEIKMSKSLGNHIPLLATPEDMYGKVMSVPDKAMGDFYRLVSRLTPPEIEAIEKELTDGNVHPRDAKMRLAREIVSIYHSETAAKEAEAAFVRVFQQGDVPEDMEAYTLQAGQSVLDVLTESGLVSSRGEGRRMVQQNAVSLDGEKLTDALAEFPGSGVLRVGRRKFVRVVK, via the coding sequence ATGAAAAAGATGAGTATTGACGAACAAGTAGCCCTGTTGATGCAAGGCACCGAATATGGCGACGCCAATTTATATCAGGCCATGGCGAACGAACTGAAACAACGTCTGAGCGAAGCCGAAAAAGCTGGCCGCCCGCTAAAAGTATATTGCGGCTTCGACCCGCGCACCTCCGACCTGCACCTGGGGCATACCGTACCGATGCGCAAGTTACGCCAGTTTCAGGAGTTAGGCCACGAAGTGACCTTTGTCGTCGGCAACTACACCTCGCTGATCGGCGACCCTTCGGATAAAGACAAACTGCGCCCGCAGCTCACCGCCGAAGAAGTGGACTACAATGCCCGCACCTACGCCGAGCAGGCCTACAAAATTCTCGACGCCGAACAGACAAAAATCGTCTACAACGCCGACTGGCTCTCGAAATTGACCTTTGCCGAGTTGATTGAACTGGCTTCCAATTTCACCATTCAGCAGTTCATGACGCGCGAAAATTTTCGCCTGCGCTGGGATAAAGGCGACGCGGTCTACCTGCATGAGACTTTTTACGCCATCATGCAAGGTTACGATGCCTATGCCTTGCGCACCGATGTGCAGGTGGGCGGCACCGACCAATTATTCAATATTGTCACCGCGGCGCGCAAGTTGATGGCTTCCAAAGATGTTCAGCCTAATATCGGCATTATTATGGGCATATTGCCGGGCACGGATGGTGAAATCAAGATGAGCAAATCGTTGGGCAATCACATCCCCTTGCTGGCAACCCCCGAGGATATGTACGGAAAAGTGATGAGTGTCCCCGATAAGGCGATGGGCGATTTTTACCGTCTGGTCAGCCGCCTGACTCCGCCGGAGATTGAGGCCATCGAAAAAGAACTTACCGATGGCAACGTACACCCGCGCGATGCCAAAATGCGCCTGGCACGCGAGATTGTCTCGATCTACCACAGCGAGACAGCCGCCAAAGAAGCCGAAGCCGCCTTCGTGCGCGTCTTCCAGCAAGGCGATGTACCCGAAGATATGGAAGCGTACACGCTCCAGGCTGGTCAGTCTGTGCTGGATGTACTCACCGAGAGTGGTCTGGTGAGCAGCCGCGGCGAGGGAAGGCGCATGGTGCAACAAAACGCCGTCAGCCTGGATGGCGAAAAACTCACCGACGCTTTGGCCGAATTCCCAGGCTCTGGCGTGCTGCGCGTGGGCCGCCGCAAATTTGTGCGCGTGGTGAAATAG
- a CDS encoding DUF4157 domain-containing protein — protein MSNANLLPKEIPACAARLLARPEWFADPGIVQRTKLAKARGLARRLSSPRFAGTEIAAIALGHTIYFRQMEAYNPHAPRGLALLAHEIKHIEQVERYGLVSFYWRYWLDYRRQGYGEALPFETEAYQFERLVRAQLKNEFALNAGRTPCLEMAAPHSPNPAFSLTRFQV, from the coding sequence ATGTCCAACGCGAATCTTTTGCCGAAAGAAATCCCCGCCTGTGCCGCGCGGCTGCTTGCCCGCCCAGAATGGTTCGCCGATCCGGGCATCGTCCAGCGCACGAAACTGGCAAAAGCCCGCGGGCTGGCGCGTCGGCTCAGTAGTCCGCGTTTCGCAGGCACCGAAATTGCCGCCATAGCGCTGGGGCACACCATCTATTTTCGCCAGATGGAAGCATATAACCCCCACGCTCCACGCGGGCTGGCCTTGCTGGCCCATGAGATTAAACATATCGAACAAGTAGAACGGTACGGCCTGGTGAGTTTTTATTGGCGCTATTGGCTAGACTACCGCCGACAAGGCTATGGCGAGGCGCTTCCATTTGAAACGGAGGCCTATCAATTTGAGCGTCTTGTGCGGGCGCAATTGAAAAATGAGTTCGCTCTCAACGCTGGGCGCACACCCTGCCTCGAAATGGCCGCTCCCCACAGCCCCAATCCCGCCTTTAGCCTGACCAGATTCCAGGTGTGA